Part of the Uloborus diversus isolate 005 chromosome 9, Udiv.v.3.1, whole genome shotgun sequence genome is shown below.
agtactacttttagtcactaaaattgatagaataagcaataaaaatacgGAACCAGAAAAACctttttccccaacagttatcttttatttaattttttaaatgtccgattttggaaataaggcatgGTTTcaatgacgtcacaagtgatgtactttggtgcgctactccattgcctcgcttaatgtttacgctttgctgtcaactgcgttgccaggacatgatagtttgcgctctgcgctaatggcatcagtgagtagcattttatcacttgtgatgtcatgttcagaagcgtaaaaaataaaattgaatctgcgcaccgattgaaataattgttgaaaaatattaaactttgttgaattatttaaaaaatggtcaaatcccatgtttttaagcatctccttcagaaaacacttaaaatttcggaaacgaccccattgttgctGTTAAGTGTTGTAGCTGTAGACTTGCTTCTGGTCGTTCAGCTTAAAGCTCAACAGTGAGTTGAGTAAACTAAGAGTAGTTTGTACATTGCTACTGAATGAAAACTTATTTAGTAAATTTAAGTTGGATctgcaaaaaattaataatttgttgtttttttgaaTCTACATTCCTTCGGCAATAGCGCCTAACGAACTCAATAGGAACTACATTTCCAGTTTGCGTAAAAAAGTGCCGGCTATATATCCCAGTCAGCAACTATAGTACAAGGTCCTTTTTCTACGGCGGGATACTTGAGCATGAGTTATGTTATCATATTCGTTAcatcaatttcaataatttaccTCTTTATTTTAAGCGAAGAACTAATATACTTTATAATCTATTTTGAGGGTGGAAAGAGAGTTTAGCAAAAAAACTATTCTAAAGGGTTCTTTATTCAAAAAAAGTGCAGAGCTCGGCTccatagttgaggcaaacctaacctggcaacattgcgaaggctacgcagatcctaatcacagcatgaCTATGTTGCCAGGTTGGGTTTGCCCCAGCTTTAGAGATTTATCTTGTGAATCGAAAAATATGAACCAGATGTTTCCATATCTTACCACTTGAAATTCGATGTGACACTCCACTTTTTGTATAGGAGGAGGAGTGTAGATCGAGACATCTCCGCTGTCTAACCGTTTTCTAGCGTCTTCGATAGATGCTTTCCTGGAGTCTTCGACAGAAGCTTTCCTAAAGTCTTCGTCTTGTCGAGATCGTCCCCTGTAGCCACCAGATGTCGCGGTCAATTGCTCTGTAAAGTCCTCCTGCAAGAGTTCAGAGTAACTTCAGAACAGTTTCCAAAGGAAATTAAGTTGATAATacaaagaattgaaaataaagcatatttatttgaatGAGATGCAATTGCTGAAGTTCATGCCTTCAAGATAAAGCAAAGTGATAGCTCTTAGCATGTGTTTTGCATGGCCACTTAAaaaattactatatttttttaaaaaatagatagacttctaaattaaaaaagtctgcaaaaaatttgcaaattcctgcaaaatttgaagattatCTGCAGAACTGACCAATCTGCGGAATTACTaaattattgaaactttaaaGCACGACAACCCTTTGATTTGACCACTTTTGCTAAGAAGACAATCCTATATTCCATCGAGTTAGTAATGTTTTAAACTACATGCTCATATATAACTTGAAGTAACTATGAGAATAGGTCTTAGGAGACCCCATTTCACTATTTAAGTATTGTATGCATGAAGATTTGTGTCCAATTAGCAATAAGTTACCTACCCTAAGCCAGggttaagacccccccccccagaacaacattcaatataccagacagcccagttatcacatcctgagactgcagtttcgttcttattaaaactcctcagtcaggaatagtgaataacctagccggagacagatgtcatctcattgaagctgaaaatgccaaactggtagataaagtgaatttatttcaaagaaaagagCTACTAATGCGAAAAActaaataagattttaataaagtttGTAAATACTTGCCGAAACTAAGGTTGTAACCGGAAGCGATGATCGGGAGATCTTGTCGTTCTCTTTCTGCTGATTGGCTGCTAGACCCAGCATTCTGCTAAGTTCGTAAGGCATACTGGCATTAGAAAGAGTCAAGGAGGCAAGAACGAATGTGACGAAAATCAATCCCTTCATCTTTACTGCAATAAAAACGATAGAAGAGCTGTCATTAAGCTATATAGACATCTTTTGAAGAAGTTAAATTTCTTTGTACTAAAAAGCAAAACAACATCAAAAaccaaattgcagattactgcagacacttgttttggtgttacaaggaatgccttttttaatgcaaaagaaacgAGCTtgtgaaaagacatccgacaaaaacttgTCGGATGTGCTtattgacgttgttttttcttatttcatcttTTGAagagtagatttttttaaaaccagaaatcatagaaaattgcatgtatatttttttacttttaagcacTGAATAGTTGCCAAAGACGAAGTCAAATAGAAGCGTATTCTGCAAACccttacaaaacttttaaatttataaaaagtccataaaatatgaaaaaatccaaatttctaATCTTTGCAGGATTATTAAGAAGGTTAATAACTCATTTGCTTGAAATTTTCACTGCTTGGGTTTTCTGCATAAATTCTTAAGAACGCGACAATAGAACGTTTGAATTTGCTGAAGCACGGTCGATAAGAAAGAATTTAACCTTCATTCCAGTTCGATTTTGCGACATTTTTTCACGAGTTCCCGAGTTTTTCCagaattttaagatattttttttctagggCTTTGGATGGAAGCTCATTTGTTTCAGAGAAGTTTTACAGAATTTAGATAgaacttcaaattattttctcGAACGAAGAGAAGTTATGAACATAATACTCTTACACTTTTTGAATTAAACCCTAGTTTAAAGCAACTCTTATTCATACATTATTCATACTCTAAACACTTATTTATACCAGCCAATGTTATTTGTTTGCCTGCGATAGTTATGTAGGtatgcttttcttcaaaaaatactatcaaaaaatatgattttaattctGCATTGTTTTATTAAGTATTTTAGAATAATCAACAATAGTTGTGGCAAGTCTTGCCGGACAACATTGTAAAGGCTACCCAGATCCTAAGCACAGCATTATGACAccgccaagttaggtttgccccaacttcCGGATATAATCTGTCAATTTTTTAGGGTATAGAATTTCAAGGTTCCAggttcaaatgtttcaaaatttattttactttggtTCATAGTTACGCGAAATAAACATCTTGCTAACAATTTTAGTTAAGCAAACTAccataaaagtttgaagcatGAAGTTCATCGCAAACATTCGCGTTTTTGTTTATGATGGAAAAATAACAAGTGTTATCGAAGCTGTTTAAATTCCCGAACTGTCTTTATCAGTAGTTtgcgaaaaataaatttgatttcacGGAATACACGGAGAAAACACGTTGCACCCGGCGTGAAACTGCAACTTAATACTCacttaaaactgcaaattttaacaCGTGAATCGCATGAAAACTAGTTAAGCTGTTTCCAAATCTTTAATTGTGttgaaatatttctatttttatctttgttttaATCGTATTCAGACGCTGTTTAACATGTGTCACAGATACTgaataattgaaaacaaatacTTTGTTTTAGAGAGACATGTGATGAAAacctaaacaaaattttaatacaatcaTACAATCGAATCTTCGACGATAAAAATAATCAcccgaatttcaattttaattctgACTTCAATAATCAAAATCTCAGCATTTATTTTCATGCCTTTGTAATGTCCTTTTTAGTTTCTTGTGTTTTTTTAAACGTTATGATTAATTTCAACGATTTTTCAAAGTGTGATTTTAAGTAGTACGAAATGCATTATGAACTAATCACACTGAAATGTACAAATTAAAATGTTAGAACTCTTACGGATTAAAAACTCagttttgttaaattaataacACATTTAATGCAGAAATCTACGTTTTTTTTTCAGGCTACCACTGGAGCGTGGATCGCGTAAAAGTAGTCGGGCCCCGATTTaatgaacctctatttaacgagtTTCGCGATTTAACGAATTTCTTttcccccgactaaaatgaaggcaaaaccccATATTTatcgaataataaaccccgaaacaacgaattattttaacagccaacaaatttttttttcgttaatttgagttaggaaatatttaattgttttccaAATAACATCCatcttgtccgaagcagaaaaagacttcttTGAATCAGCAGTTTGACAGGCGAGGGGGCAACTAACGAATAGTGATTCtcatgcagaaagcgataatgaaactcccattaaaacttacttttttgaaaTGCTTTACATGACcttgaaactaaaaacatatcatACAGCAGGCTgcaaaagatattttcttttctccATTTTAAAGTTGAAAGTGAACTAtatcgagtcaagtatcaaggaaattgtcaagcATCTATTACtaagtagtttaaaattgcaaatgaactagcatgtaataagtcgtggaatgctgaataaaaagtgtacactttctgaTTAtagatatttttgtgcagttgctaAATAGGGGTTgtagataaggtaagtgcattttttataatttttttcacaccccgatattacgagtAGCAATGATTTAACGTATAAATGTTTCGATCCcggtgaattcgttaaatcggggtcggACTATAActcattagattttttcttaGAGGCCGACTAACTTCTGAAACCAGGGGAAGCTCAGTGTCATTTTGGGGTTCCCTActtagaggatttttttttctaaattcttcaCACCTTGGAAGCAAACTCACTGCTGCTACGACtgttattttaaactattattatttcCAAGACTTTGGCTCAGGAGAATTAGGAAATTTATAAGTCAATAAGCATAACTTACTTATAAATTTATATGTCAATTATGGGTATCGGGTATGTTGATAAATAAGCAAAATTTATCAACCTACCTCAAATTTGCATGCAATTTCGTACGAtgttattttggtatttttaatgttatattatttaaatgcatgaaattgcagcaaactcataaaaatacataagtatttCTTACATAAAACTAACAAAATGCATTCATACATCCTTTCCCAGTTCTCGGCACTGAAACCTAACTATACAATTAGGAATTATAAAAATTCCgctgaattttttaaacaattgttgaatttaaaaaatgcaataaataatgaCTTGAATGGGAATTAATTACTGTATTCCCAGGCTCAGAGCAACATTGAAAATTTAACTTCCAGGAAATCTAGAAGGTGTATTTATTTAAAACGGCGAGACGCTTTTTGATCTGATttagacaaaaaagaaaacaaagctaTAAACTTAAAGACCGTTAGACAGTATTGTAGTTTGTATACCGATGACTATTGTAACTGCAAGCAAGGCTAAAATGAGTGCTATTCAAAGACTTTCCATAACAGTTGGTAGGTTGGGTTACTGACTTACGTTTATTGGGCCAACGAGAATTGGTTCTCATGTGTTAAGAATTTGAAAAGGAAACTTCGGAACTGAATTTATAATTtaagggaaaatttttatttgctaatttattcTAGTTTGCTCTGAATAAAGACATTTAAGATCCttaagcaaaattttattaaaatttaatttagaaaggATTTATTTTGGATAAATGCTAGAAAAGAAACCAGataaagatgaaacaaaaaaTCAGATTTGAGGAAATAAATTTCTAAACGTAGTATATTATTGGGATAGTTCAATAAAATAGAACTACAGTGGATGCCGgttaatttgttttattgaatcaatcgctttaatgaatcaaattgtcaaaaacagtaTAAAATCCAGCTTTTTTGAAATAGCCGCTTTattaaatcagccgctttatgaaatcaaaactgtttagaacaaacttaattcatataagcggcggccactgtacctAAAGTTTCAACAAagtatttaatgaattaatttttcataatttaaaatcgCCGAGATCATaagaaacttaatatttttcattagatTACAAATAAACAGTTTTCCTCCATGCCGTCATTTTATGTACCTTCATATCTTATCGATCAATTAATCAATAGAAATTAATCCTATCTTTCCGAAAAAGGGGGCAACCTAAGTGGATCAGGACTGATTGACCTTGATTGcggaaaatttataataaaaaaaaattttacacagattttgtttgattccatgtGGTTCCAAGTGAAATGAGGAAACGCTTGAGTTGTTGAATAAATAAAGATAGTGATCAAGATATAGttggttttaaattttagctCGAGTAGGTTTgattttaaatagtaattataCTTTTAGATATTTCTCCAGTTAATAACTTTTTGAATTCGTTTATTTacgagaaaataactgccattataggatattaaaaaagttaaaataggaaatcattattttctctcaa
Proteins encoded:
- the LOC129230087 gene encoding uncharacterized protein LOC129230087, which produces MKGLIFVTFVLASLTLSNASMPYELSRMLGLAANQQKENDKISRSSLPVTTLVSEDFTEQLTATSGGYRGRSRQDEDFRKASVEDSRKASIEDARKRLDSGDVSIYTPPPIQKVECHIEFQVTQRVPGRCTKLGGSIPACQAEQYVGINYSECS